A single region of the Mycobacterium lentiflavum genome encodes:
- a CDS encoding ABC transporter family substrate-binding protein translates to MVMVTGCSSGYQDLPATRAAQVGATSDMNPQDPATLQDGGNLRLPLTEFPDNFNQLNIDGNTSDTGAVLAATLPGAFMTQADGRLQLNTDYFTGAELTGTNPQTVTYTINPKATWSDGTPITWEDLRSEVDACNGRDKKYLIASRAGFERVKSVTRGVNDRQAVVTFSDPYAEWRGMFAGGIQPRSMTANPEVFNKGQLEAPGPSAGPFIVSTIDRTGQRIQLTRNPRWWGRKPRLDSITFLVLDVSAIIPALQNKAIDAAGITTLDDMVTAQRTPGIVIRRAPSPTWFHFTFNGAAGSIMADERLRLAICQGIDRQAIVDVVQHGLSTHPVPLNNHVYVAGQVGYQDNSAPGGFNPDKARRDLDAMGWKLNGAVREKDGKQLVVRDVLFDAASNRQIAMVAQNSLAQIGVKLVLDLKAGSGFFSQYVGVGDFDIAQFGWEGNAFPLSALAQIYTSDGDSNFGRIGNAAIDAKIAETLSELDQHKARALANQVDQMIWQEGFNLPLFQSPGNRAVRKDLANYGAAGLADVDYTAVGFMRT, encoded by the coding sequence ATGGTGATGGTTACCGGCTGCTCGAGTGGCTACCAGGACCTGCCGGCGACCCGGGCGGCTCAGGTCGGCGCTACCAGCGACATGAATCCGCAGGACCCCGCAACGCTGCAAGACGGTGGCAACCTGCGACTACCGCTGACGGAGTTCCCGGACAACTTCAACCAGTTGAACATCGACGGCAATACGTCTGACACCGGTGCGGTGCTGGCGGCCACGCTGCCCGGTGCCTTCATGACCCAGGCGGATGGCAGGCTGCAGCTCAACACCGACTACTTCACCGGTGCCGAGCTGACCGGGACCAACCCCCAAACCGTCACGTACACCATCAATCCCAAGGCAACGTGGAGCGACGGCACACCGATCACGTGGGAAGACCTCAGGTCGGAGGTCGACGCGTGCAACGGCCGCGACAAGAAGTACTTGATCGCCAGCCGGGCCGGGTTCGAACGGGTGAAGTCGGTGACCAGAGGGGTGAACGACCGGCAGGCGGTGGTCACCTTCTCCGATCCGTACGCCGAATGGCGCGGAATGTTCGCCGGCGGCATTCAGCCCCGCAGCATGACCGCCAACCCGGAGGTCTTCAACAAGGGCCAGCTGGAAGCTCCCGGGCCGTCGGCCGGCCCCTTCATCGTGTCCACGATCGACCGGACCGGGCAGCGCATTCAGCTGACCCGTAATCCGCGCTGGTGGGGCCGCAAGCCACGGCTGGATTCGATCACCTTCCTGGTGCTCGACGTCTCCGCCATCATCCCGGCGCTGCAGAACAAGGCGATCGACGCTGCCGGCATCACCACGCTCGACGATATGGTGACCGCCCAGCGAACGCCCGGCATCGTGATCCGCCGCGCGCCGTCACCAACCTGGTTCCACTTCACGTTCAACGGCGCCGCGGGTTCGATCATGGCCGACGAGCGGCTGCGACTGGCGATCTGCCAGGGCATCGATCGCCAAGCCATCGTCGACGTCGTCCAGCACGGCCTGAGCACTCATCCCGTGCCGCTGAACAACCACGTCTACGTGGCCGGACAGGTTGGCTACCAAGACAACAGCGCGCCAGGCGGTTTCAACCCGGACAAGGCCCGAAGAGACCTCGATGCCATGGGGTGGAAACTCAACGGCGCGGTGCGGGAGAAGGACGGCAAACAGCTCGTCGTTCGCGACGTACTTTTCGACGCGGCATCCAACCGGCAGATTGCCATGGTCGCGCAGAACAGCCTGGCGCAGATCGGTGTGAAGCTGGTACTCGACCTCAAAGCCGGCAGCGGCTTTTTCAGCCAGTACGTAGGCGTCGGCGATTTCGATATCGCCCAATTCGGTTGGGAAGGAAACGCTTTCCCGTTGTCCGCGCTGGCGCAGATTTACACCTCGGACGGTGACAGCAACTTCGGCAGGATCGGCAATGCCGCGATCGATGCGAAGATCGCCGAAACGTTGTCGGAGCTGGACCAGCACAAGGCGCGTGCTCTCGCCAACCAGGTCGATCAGATGATCTGGCAGGAGGGCTTCAACCTGCCGCTGTTCCAGTCGCCCGGGAACCGAGCGGTACGAAAGGATTTGGCCAATTACGGCGCGGCCGGACTGGCCGATGTGGACTACACCGCGGTCGGGTTTATGCGGACCTGA
- a CDS encoding lsr2/espR transcriptional regulator has protein sequence MEAKPLYKLKADFFKTLGHPARIRILELLVERDRSVGELLVSDVGLEASNLSQQLAVLRRAGVVVADRDGNVVTYSIASPDIAELLAVAREVLARVLTDRVAVLEDLRADRSAN, from the coding sequence GTGGAAGCAAAGCCCCTCTACAAGCTCAAAGCCGATTTCTTCAAGACGCTTGGGCACCCCGCGCGCATCAGGATTCTCGAGCTCCTGGTGGAGCGGGACCGCTCCGTCGGGGAGTTGTTGGTGTCCGACGTCGGGCTGGAGGCGTCGAACCTGTCCCAGCAGCTGGCGGTGTTGCGTCGGGCAGGAGTTGTCGTCGCCGACCGCGACGGCAATGTCGTGACCTATTCGATCGCCTCGCCCGATATCGCCGAGTTGCTCGCGGTTGCGCGCGAGGTACTCGCCCGCGTGCTCACCGACCGGGTCGCGGTGCTGGAGGATCTGCGCGCCGACCGCTCGGCGAATTAG
- a CDS encoding respiratory chain complex I subunit 1 family protein: MSYVAGAAQLGLITLGAPLVVGVTRQVRARWEGRAGGGLLQPWRDLIKQLGKQQITPVGTTIVFIAAPAIVAGTTLLIAAIAPIVATGSPLDSSADLFAVVGLLFLGTVALALAGIDTGTSFGGMGASREITIAALVEPTILLAVFALSIPAGSSNLGALVTNTIAHPDHVMSLTAVLAFVALVIVIVAETGRLPVDNPATHLELTMVHEAMVLEYAGPRLALIEWASGMRLTVLLALLANLFLPWGIAGTAPTALQVLVAMAAIVVKVAVLAALLATFEVFIAKLRLFRVPELLAGSFLLALLAVTAANFFTVRT; the protein is encoded by the coding sequence ATGTCCTACGTCGCGGGGGCGGCTCAGCTCGGCCTGATCACGCTCGGTGCGCCGCTGGTGGTCGGGGTGACGCGGCAAGTGCGGGCCCGCTGGGAGGGCCGGGCGGGCGGCGGATTGTTGCAACCCTGGCGGGATCTGATCAAACAACTTGGTAAGCAACAGATCACGCCGGTGGGAACGACGATCGTGTTCATCGCCGCGCCCGCGATCGTCGCCGGGACCACGCTTTTGATCGCGGCGATCGCACCGATCGTCGCCACGGGGTCGCCCCTGGACTCCAGCGCCGATTTGTTCGCCGTGGTTGGCTTACTGTTTCTGGGCACGGTGGCGCTCGCCCTTGCCGGCATCGACACCGGCACCTCGTTCGGCGGTATGGGCGCAAGCCGCGAGATCACCATCGCCGCTCTGGTCGAGCCGACGATCCTGCTGGCTGTGTTCGCGCTGTCCATCCCGGCCGGATCGTCCAATCTCGGTGCGCTGGTGACGAATACGATTGCGCACCCCGACCATGTCATGTCCTTGACCGCCGTGCTCGCCTTTGTCGCGCTGGTGATCGTCATCGTCGCCGAGACCGGGCGGCTGCCGGTCGACAACCCAGCGACCCATCTCGAACTGACGATGGTGCACGAGGCGATGGTCCTCGAGTATGCCGGACCCCGGTTGGCGCTCATCGAGTGGGCGTCGGGGATGCGACTCACGGTGCTGCTGGCGCTGCTGGCAAACCTGTTCTTGCCGTGGGGGATTGCCGGCACCGCGCCCACCGCCCTTCAGGTGCTGGTTGCCATGGCGGCCATAGTGGTCAAAGTCGCGGTGCTGGCCGCGCTGCTCGCGACATTCGAGGTGTTCATCGCCAAACTCCGGTTGTTCCGGGTGCCCGAACTGTTGGCGGGTTCGTTCCTGCTGGCCTTGCTCGCGGTCACTGCCGCCAACTTCTTCACGGTGCGCACATGA
- a CDS encoding proton-conducting transporter transmembrane domain-containing protein, giving the protein MTTLLLTAILAPLAASIATLVGGWRRVTAALTVLSAVTVLVCGAAMGFRVGSGTRFALGGLLRTDALTVTMLIVIGIVGTLATWASVSYIDGELAGAHTDERGARLFGVLTPAFLAAMVLAVCANNIGVVWVAIEATTVITAFLVGHRRTRTALEATWKYVVICSVGIAVAFLGTVLLYFAARYAGLPAAHALNLDVLAAHARGLNPAVARLAGGLLLIGYGAKAGLFPFHTWLADAHSQAPAPVSALMSGVLLSVAFSVLIRLRPIIDAATGPAFLRTGLLVVGLTTLLVAALMLTVTGDIKRMLAYSSMENMGLIAIAAAAGTTLAISALLLHVLAHGIAKTVLFLSGGHLQAAHNSTAIADITGVMHRSRLIGLSFATGLIALLGLPPFAMFASELAIARSLAGARLAWVLGVAILLIAIAFAALARNCGRLLLGAPAVGAPSIAVPATAATVLILGITASAALGVTAGPLTDLFTVAASTNVGAAR; this is encoded by the coding sequence ATGACCACCTTGCTGCTCACCGCGATCCTCGCGCCACTTGCCGCGTCAATCGCCACCCTGGTCGGTGGATGGCGGCGGGTGACTGCGGCACTGACTGTCCTGTCCGCAGTCACCGTGCTGGTGTGCGGCGCCGCAATGGGATTCAGGGTCGGATCCGGTACCCGGTTCGCGCTCGGCGGCCTGCTGCGCACCGACGCGCTCACGGTGACGATGCTCATCGTCATCGGGATCGTCGGCACACTGGCCACCTGGGCGAGCGTTTCTTATATCGACGGCGAGCTGGCGGGTGCCCACACCGACGAGCGGGGCGCCCGTTTGTTCGGTGTACTGACACCGGCGTTCTTGGCGGCGATGGTTCTCGCGGTGTGCGCCAACAATATTGGCGTGGTGTGGGTGGCGATCGAGGCCACCACCGTGATCACTGCCTTCCTGGTGGGGCATCGGCGCACGCGCACCGCGCTGGAAGCGACCTGGAAGTACGTCGTGATCTGCTCGGTTGGTATCGCCGTCGCGTTCCTGGGAACCGTGCTGCTGTACTTCGCCGCCCGGTACGCCGGGCTGCCCGCCGCCCACGCATTGAACCTCGATGTCCTGGCTGCACACGCCCGCGGCCTGAATCCCGCTGTCGCGCGGCTGGCCGGGGGACTACTCCTGATCGGCTACGGCGCCAAGGCCGGGCTCTTTCCGTTCCACACCTGGCTGGCCGACGCCCACAGCCAAGCCCCCGCGCCGGTGTCCGCGCTGATGAGTGGCGTGCTGTTGTCGGTCGCGTTCTCGGTGCTCATCCGACTGCGGCCGATCATCGATGCCGCCACCGGGCCCGCATTTCTGCGCACCGGACTGCTGGTGGTCGGGTTGACGACGCTGCTGGTCGCCGCGCTGATGCTAACCGTCACCGGCGATATCAAGCGGATGCTGGCGTACTCCTCGATGGAGAACATGGGCCTGATCGCGATCGCAGCGGCCGCCGGCACCACGTTGGCGATCTCCGCTCTGCTGCTGCATGTGCTCGCGCACGGGATCGCCAAGACAGTGTTGTTTCTGTCGGGTGGTCATTTGCAGGCCGCGCACAACTCGACGGCGATCGCCGATATCACCGGAGTCATGCACCGGTCACGGCTGATCGGCCTGTCGTTCGCCACCGGCCTGATCGCGCTGCTGGGCCTGCCACCTTTCGCGATGTTCGCCAGCGAGCTGGCGATCGCGCGGTCGCTGGCCGGCGCGCGGCTGGCCTGGGTGCTGGGCGTCGCGATCCTGTTGATCGCGATCGCCTTCGCCGCTCTGGCCCGCAATTGCGGGCGACTACTACTCGGTGCGCCCGCGGTGGGTGCGCCATCGATTGCCGTGCCGGCCACGGCCGCAACGGTCTTGATCCTCGGCATCACCGCCTCTGCCGCCCTGGGCGTCACGGCCGGCCCGCTCACCGACCTGTTCACAGTCGCCGCCAGCACCAACGTCGGAGCCGCACGGTGA
- a CDS encoding proton-conducting transporter transmembrane domain-containing protein yields MATPKALPRNDFGPAVGGILTSGMGIVGVWLGLIGMFGSVRAVDIDWLLPLSGVRIELDPLGGFFMALTGAVAVPVGCYAIGYARREQLSRATVAMLPMFVATMALVPAAGSVTTFLLAWELMAITSLMLVLSDDTRPQVRAAGLSYAVMTQLGFAAILVGLMVLSAAGASDRLADLKGVSGGVRTAVFVLTFVGFGSKAGLVPLHAWLPRAHPEAPSPVSALMSAAMVNLGIYGIVRFDLQLLGPGPRWWGLALMAVGAVSALYGVLQASVATDIKRLLAYSTTENMGLVTLALGAAELFVDTGAYGPAMIATAAAVVHLMAHAAFKSLGFLSAGSVLVATGVRDLDLLGGLARRMPATTVFFGLAALGACGLPLGAGFVGEWLLVQSLIHAAPGHDPTVALTTPLAVGVVALATGLSVAAMVKAFGIGFFARPRSSQAAGAGEAPASMRAGMATAAGACLILAVAPGLVAPIVQRIVASLPFAHGGFTDFGTVVRLPGMPGSIAPGVIAAGVLATALVASALGRLRFRRRPAPAVLPLWACGADDLTERMQYTATSFAEPLQRVFGEVLRPDTDIEVTQTAESRFMADRITYRTAITDAVEQRLYTPIAEAVAAAAGLMRRAHTGSVHLYLAYGALGVLVVLVAAK; encoded by the coding sequence ATGGCGACGCCAAAAGCACTGCCACGCAACGATTTTGGTCCGGCGGTCGGTGGGATTCTCACGTCTGGTATGGGCATCGTCGGAGTATGGCTGGGCTTAATTGGCATGTTCGGATCGGTCCGCGCGGTAGATATCGACTGGCTTCTTCCGCTGTCCGGCGTACGGATCGAGCTTGACCCGCTGGGCGGATTCTTCATGGCGCTCACGGGCGCGGTTGCGGTCCCGGTGGGTTGTTACGCGATCGGGTACGCGCGGCGTGAGCAGCTGAGCAGGGCCACAGTTGCGATGCTGCCGATGTTCGTCGCGACGATGGCGCTGGTGCCAGCCGCGGGGTCGGTGACGACCTTTCTGCTGGCGTGGGAGCTGATGGCGATCACGTCGCTGATGCTGGTGCTGTCCGACGACACCCGCCCTCAGGTCCGCGCGGCGGGGCTGTCGTACGCGGTGATGACCCAGCTGGGATTCGCCGCAATCCTGGTCGGGCTCATGGTGTTGTCGGCAGCCGGCGCATCCGACCGGCTCGCCGACCTGAAGGGCGTGTCCGGCGGGGTGCGCACGGCGGTGTTCGTGCTGACATTCGTCGGCTTCGGGTCGAAGGCGGGGTTGGTGCCGCTGCACGCCTGGTTACCGCGCGCCCATCCCGAGGCGCCCAGCCCGGTGTCGGCGTTGATGAGCGCGGCGATGGTCAATCTGGGCATCTACGGCATCGTTCGCTTCGACCTGCAGTTACTCGGGCCGGGTCCCCGCTGGTGGGGTCTGGCGCTGATGGCCGTCGGTGCCGTATCCGCGCTCTACGGTGTGTTGCAGGCCTCGGTGGCGACCGACATCAAACGGCTGTTGGCCTATTCGACGACTGAGAACATGGGCCTGGTCACGTTGGCACTCGGTGCGGCCGAGCTTTTCGTGGACACCGGTGCCTACGGTCCGGCGATGATTGCCACGGCCGCTGCGGTGGTGCATCTGATGGCGCACGCGGCGTTCAAGAGCCTCGGGTTCCTGTCGGCCGGATCGGTGCTGGTCGCCACGGGTGTGCGAGATCTCGATCTGCTCGGCGGACTGGCCCGCCGGATGCCGGCCACCACCGTGTTCTTCGGGTTGGCCGCGCTGGGCGCGTGTGGACTCCCGCTCGGTGCCGGTTTCGTCGGTGAGTGGCTGTTGGTCCAGTCCCTGATCCACGCCGCTCCCGGACACGATCCGACGGTGGCGCTGACCACTCCGTTGGCGGTCGGTGTGGTCGCACTGGCTACCGGCCTGAGTGTGGCCGCGATGGTCAAAGCGTTCGGGATCGGTTTCTTCGCCCGTCCCCGCTCGAGCCAGGCCGCCGGCGCGGGCGAGGCGCCGGCCAGCATGCGCGCCGGCATGGCGACCGCGGCGGGCGCCTGCCTGATCCTTGCGGTCGCGCCGGGGCTCGTCGCGCCGATAGTGCAGCGGATCGTCGCGAGCCTGCCGTTCGCCCACGGGGGATTCACCGACTTCGGCACCGTGGTTCGATTGCCAGGGATGCCCGGTTCGATCGCACCCGGTGTGATCGCCGCCGGTGTGCTTGCCACCGCGCTGGTGGCGTCCGCGCTGGGTCGGTTGCGTTTCCGGCGCCGCCCCGCGCCCGCCGTCCTGCCGTTATGGGCCTGCGGCGCAGACGATCTCACCGAGCGCATGCAATACACGGCAACGTCGTTCGCCGAGCCGCTGCAGCGAGTCTTCGGTGAGGTGCTGCGCCCCGATACCGACATCGAGGTCACCCAGACGGCCGAGTCACGGTTCATGGCCGACCGGATCACCTACCGGACCGCGATCACCGACGCCGTTGAACAGCGTCTGTACACCCCGATCGCCGAGGCGGTCGCCGCCGCCGCCGGGCTGATGCGCCGTGCCCACACCGGCAGCGTGCACCTCTACCTGGCCTACGGGGCGCTGGGTGTGCTGGTCGTGTTGGTGGCCGCCAAGTGA
- a CDS encoding dipeptide ABC transporter ATP-binding protein — translation MTALLEVTDLSVTFDTGAARVPAVRGATYHIDPGEVLAIVGESGSGKSTAAMAVVGLLPGYAEVSGSVRLHGQELLGLADQAMSRIRGKTIGTVFQDPMSALTPVYTVGDQIAEAIRVHHRDVNRATARARAMELLELVGIAQPDRRAKAFPHELSGGERQRVVIAIAIANDPDLLICDEPTTALDVTVQAQILDVLRTARDVTGAAVLIITHDLGVVSEFADRAMVMYAGREVEIAAVDDLYRDRRMPYTAGLLGSVPRLDAAQGTRLVPIPGAPPNLATLTPDACPFAPRCPLVIDECRSAEPALVKLSEGHRAACVRTDDVAGRAASEIFDVTTAPPVVDIATDQGTTVLRVADLSKTYPLTKGVVFRRRVGEVRALAGVSFTLRQGRTLAIVGESGSGKSTALQQILELNAPQSGSIEVLGADVAGLNPESRRALRHDIQVVFQDPVASLDPRLPVSEVIAEPLQANGFRKADADARVAELLDIVGLRYADAARYPAEFSGGQKQRIGIARALALQPKILALDEPVSALDVSIQAGIINLLLDLQERFGLSYLFVSHDLSVVKHLAHQVVVLYRGAIVEQGDGDAVFTNPQHEYTRRLLAAVPRAQPEGGAD, via the coding sequence ATGACGGCGCTGCTGGAGGTGACCGATCTCAGCGTCACGTTCGACACCGGGGCCGCGCGGGTGCCCGCGGTGCGCGGGGCGACCTACCACATCGATCCGGGTGAAGTGCTCGCGATCGTCGGCGAATCGGGCTCGGGCAAAAGTACCGCCGCCATGGCGGTCGTCGGGCTGCTGCCCGGATACGCCGAGGTCTCGGGTTCGGTCCGGTTGCACGGCCAGGAGTTGCTCGGGCTAGCCGACCAGGCGATGTCACGGATCCGCGGCAAGACGATCGGCACGGTGTTCCAAGACCCGATGTCGGCACTGACTCCCGTCTACACCGTCGGGGACCAGATCGCCGAAGCCATCCGGGTCCACCATCGCGACGTCAACCGGGCAACCGCGCGGGCCCGGGCCATGGAGCTGCTCGAGCTGGTGGGTATCGCGCAGCCAGATCGCCGGGCAAAAGCGTTCCCGCACGAGTTATCCGGCGGCGAGCGCCAGCGGGTGGTGATCGCGATCGCGATCGCCAACGATCCTGACCTGCTCATCTGTGACGAGCCCACCACCGCGCTGGACGTCACCGTGCAGGCTCAAATCCTCGATGTGCTGCGGACCGCTCGCGATGTCACCGGCGCGGCGGTGTTGATCATCACCCACGACCTGGGAGTCGTGTCGGAGTTCGCCGACCGGGCAATGGTCATGTACGCCGGACGTGAGGTCGAGATCGCCGCCGTCGACGATCTCTACCGGGACCGCCGCATGCCCTACACGGCCGGGTTGCTCGGTTCGGTGCCGCGGCTGGACGCCGCGCAGGGCACTCGGCTGGTTCCGATTCCCGGGGCACCGCCGAACTTGGCCACGCTAACCCCCGATGCTTGTCCATTCGCGCCCCGCTGTCCGCTGGTCATCGACGAATGTCGTTCGGCCGAACCAGCTCTGGTCAAGTTGTCCGAAGGTCACCGAGCGGCCTGCGTCCGCACCGACGACGTCGCCGGCCGCGCTGCCTCCGAGATCTTCGACGTGACAACTGCCCCGCCGGTCGTCGATATCGCGACAGACCAAGGCACAACCGTGCTGCGGGTCGCCGACCTCAGCAAGACCTACCCGCTCACCAAGGGCGTGGTATTTCGCCGGCGGGTGGGTGAGGTGCGAGCGCTCGCCGGCGTCAGCTTCACCCTGCGACAGGGCCGTACGCTCGCGATCGTCGGAGAGTCCGGGTCGGGCAAATCGACTGCTCTGCAACAGATCTTGGAGTTGAACGCGCCGCAGTCGGGATCGATCGAGGTTCTCGGCGCCGACGTCGCCGGGTTGAATCCGGAGAGCCGGCGCGCGCTGCGGCACGACATTCAGGTGGTGTTCCAAGATCCGGTGGCATCCCTGGACCCCCGGCTCCCCGTATCCGAAGTCATAGCCGAACCTTTGCAGGCCAATGGATTCCGGAAGGCTGACGCCGATGCACGGGTAGCCGAACTGCTCGACATCGTCGGTCTGCGTTACGCGGACGCCGCTCGCTATCCGGCCGAGTTCTCCGGTGGACAAAAGCAACGCATCGGCATCGCGCGAGCGCTGGCGTTGCAGCCGAAGATATTGGCGCTCGACGAGCCGGTGTCGGCGCTGGACGTCTCGATCCAAGCTGGGATCATCAACTTGCTACTCGACCTGCAGGAACGCTTCGGTCTGTCGTATCTGTTTGTCTCCCATGATCTTTCCGTCGTCAAGCACCTGGCGCACCAGGTGGTGGTGTTGTACCGGGGCGCCATCGTCGAGCAGGGCGACGGCGATGCCGTTTTCACCAACCCGCAGCACGAATACACCCGGCGACTGCTGGCCGCCGTTCCACGGGCGCAACCCGAAGGCGGCGCCGATTAG
- a CDS encoding NADH-quinone oxidoreductase subunit B family protein yields MGWFAKILRVGRVVEPAGAPPPPAIEPPTGVRGSLQIRHVDAGSCNGCEVEISGAFGPVYDAERFGARLVASPRHADALLVTGVVTRNMADPLRNTLEATPRPRVVIACGDCAVNTGVFKDAYAVAGAVGEVVGVDVEIAGCPPTPAEIVAALRSVTGK; encoded by the coding sequence ATGGGTTGGTTCGCCAAAATCCTTCGCGTCGGCCGGGTCGTCGAGCCCGCGGGCGCGCCGCCGCCGCCGGCCATAGAACCACCGACGGGAGTGCGAGGTTCGCTGCAGATCCGGCATGTCGACGCGGGTTCGTGCAACGGATGCGAGGTGGAGATTTCGGGCGCGTTCGGGCCGGTGTACGACGCCGAGCGGTTCGGGGCACGACTGGTCGCCTCGCCCCGGCATGCCGATGCGCTGCTGGTGACCGGGGTGGTGACGCGCAACATGGCCGACCCGCTGCGCAACACCCTTGAGGCGACGCCACGCCCGCGGGTGGTGATCGCGTGCGGAGACTGCGCCGTGAACACAGGAGTGTTCAAGGATGCCTATGCCGTTGCTGGTGCGGTCGGTGAGGTGGTGGGAGTCGATGTCGAGATTGCGGGCTGCCCCCCGACACCGGCCGAAATCGTTGCAGCCCTGCGGTCGGTGACCGGGAAATGA
- a CDS encoding ABC transporter permease, whose product MIRYLARRFLNYVVLLVLASFLTFLLTSQTFHPLDSFMQRHPTPPPEAIHAKAVALGLDKPVAIRYAKWVSGVVHGDFGVTVSGHPVSQELWRRVGVSLRLVVTGSVLGTLIGVIVGAWGAVRQYRLSDRVITVLSLIILSIPSFVLASLLILGALRINMLAGVGIFQYTGETSPLAPTGTVDAVIERLQHIVLPTLTLALGAIAGFSRYQRNAMLDVLGEDFIRTARAKGLTRRRALFKHGLRTALIPMATLFAYGVSGLVVGAVFVEKIFGWHGMGEWVVSGIATQDANVVAAITLFSGAAVLLAGLLSDVIYAALDPRVRVS is encoded by the coding sequence ATGATCCGGTACCTCGCGCGGCGGTTCCTCAACTACGTCGTCCTGCTCGTGCTGGCGTCTTTCCTGACCTTCCTGCTGACCTCGCAGACGTTTCATCCGCTCGACAGCTTTATGCAGCGCCACCCGACGCCGCCGCCGGAGGCGATTCACGCCAAGGCCGTTGCGCTGGGCTTGGACAAACCGGTGGCAATCCGCTACGCGAAGTGGGTTTCCGGTGTGGTCCACGGTGACTTCGGGGTGACGGTGAGTGGTCACCCCGTCTCTCAGGAACTGTGGCGCCGGGTCGGGGTGAGCCTGCGACTCGTGGTGACCGGTTCGGTGCTGGGCACGCTGATCGGCGTCATCGTGGGCGCCTGGGGCGCGGTCCGGCAGTACCGGCTCAGCGATCGGGTGATCACCGTGCTGTCGCTGATCATCTTGAGCATCCCGTCCTTCGTCCTGGCAAGCCTGCTGATTCTGGGTGCACTGCGGATCAACATGCTCGCCGGTGTGGGAATCTTTCAGTACACCGGGGAGACGTCGCCGCTTGCGCCCACTGGAACCGTCGACGCGGTCATCGAACGCTTGCAACACATCGTGCTGCCGACCCTGACCCTGGCCCTGGGCGCAATCGCGGGTTTCAGCCGCTACCAACGGAATGCGATGCTCGACGTGCTCGGCGAAGACTTCATCCGGACCGCGCGGGCGAAGGGTCTGACCCGACGGCGGGCGCTGTTCAAACACGGTTTGCGCACCGCACTCATTCCGATGGCCACCCTGTTCGCCTACGGAGTGAGCGGGCTGGTCGTCGGCGCGGTGTTCGTCGAAAAGATCTTCGGCTGGCACGGCATGGGCGAATGGGTGGTGTCCGGAATCGCCACCCAGGACGCCAACGTCGTCGCGGCGATCACGCTTTTCTCCGGCGCGGCCGTCCTGCTGGCGGGGCTGTTGTCCGACGTCATTTATGCGGCACTCGATCCGAGGGTGCGGGTGTCATGA
- a CDS encoding ABC transporter permease — protein MTQETDQNVAGRPGVHPVATFTSRRNLLIRRFFRNKPAAVALVLLALAFVGCYAVPPLLPYSYTDLDLHSLLQPPSLRHWLGTNALGQDLLARTLTGMQKSLLIGVCVAVISTTIAATVGSIAGYFGGWRDRTLMWVVDLLLVVPSFLLIAIVTPRTKHSNSVLWLIVLLAAFGWMVSSRMVRGLTMSLREREFVRAARYMGVSSRRVIMHHIVPNVASILIIDATLNVGFAILAETGLSFLGFGVQPPDVSLGTLIAEGTPSATTFPWVFLVPGSALILIVLCANLAGDGLRDAIDPGVRPFRRRKREPIGRPQ, from the coding sequence ATGACCCAAGAGACCGATCAAAACGTTGCTGGGCGCCCCGGCGTCCACCCGGTCGCCACCTTTACCTCGCGCCGAAACCTGTTGATTCGACGGTTTTTTCGCAACAAACCTGCGGCGGTGGCGCTGGTTCTGCTGGCGCTGGCATTCGTCGGTTGCTACGCAGTGCCGCCGCTATTGCCGTATAGCTATACCGATCTCGATCTGCACTCACTGCTGCAGCCGCCGTCGCTGCGACACTGGTTGGGCACCAACGCGCTGGGCCAGGACCTACTGGCCCGGACGCTGACCGGCATGCAGAAGTCGCTATTGATCGGTGTTTGTGTGGCGGTGATCTCGACCACCATCGCCGCCACCGTCGGATCGATCGCCGGCTATTTCGGCGGCTGGCGCGACCGAACACTGATGTGGGTGGTGGACCTGCTGTTGGTGGTGCCCAGCTTCCTGCTGATTGCCATCGTCACGCCGCGCACCAAGCATTCAAACAGCGTTCTGTGGCTCATCGTGCTGCTCGCGGCGTTCGGCTGGATGGTCAGCTCGCGGATGGTGCGCGGCCTGACTATGAGCCTGCGGGAACGCGAATTCGTCCGTGCGGCAAGGTATATGGGAGTGTCGAGCCGACGGGTGATCATGCATCACATCGTGCCGAACGTCGCCTCGATCCTGATCATCGACGCGACGCTCAACGTGGGTTTCGCGATCCTGGCCGAAACCGGCTTGAGCTTCCTGGGATTCGGTGTTCAGCCACCGGACGTATCGCTGGGCACGCTGATTGCCGAAGGCACTCCGTCTGCGACCACCTTCCCCTGGGTCTTCCTGGTCCCAGGCTCGGCGTTGATATTGATTGTGTTGTGCGCGAACCTCGCCGGTGACGGTCTGCGCGACGCGATCGATCCGGGTGTGCGGCCGTTCCGCCGCCGGAAGCGCGAGCCAATCGGGCGGCCGCAATGA